A genomic window from Candidatus Thiocaldithrix dubininis includes:
- the cysS gene encoding cysteine--tRNA ligase, protein MLQIYNSLTRQKETFKPIHPHQVRMYVCGMTVYDYCHLGHARVMVVFDTVYRYLKASGYAVEYVRNITDIDDKIIKRAAENNEPIEVLTQRFIDAMHEDEEALNVLRPDAEPRATENVPEMLAMIQTLLDKGLAYQGKNGDVYYDVSKFEGYGKLSGRKLDDLRAGERIAVDEDKDDPLDFVLWKSAKPGEPAWQATVGAGRPGWHIECSAMSQKILGDHFDIHGGGADLQFPHHENEIAQSEGCVGHQHVNYWMHNGFIRVNDEKMSKSLGNFFTIREVLQQYKAAEIRFFILSSHYRSQLNYSTEQLDHARASLNRLYTALRGLPEAGAAQQTAYERRFREAMDDDFNTAEALAVLFELASDINRVRKEQSDEAAASLGALLQLLGSILGLLQDEAESWFQAASSDNELSAVAIENLIQQRLAARQAKNWAESDRIRDSLKQQGVLLEDAAGGTTWKRV, encoded by the coding sequence ACTATTGTCATTTGGGGCATGCCCGCGTCATGGTGGTATTTGATACCGTATATCGTTATTTGAAAGCCAGCGGTTATGCCGTCGAATATGTGCGCAATATTACCGATATTGACGACAAAATCATTAAGCGCGCCGCCGAAAATAATGAACCGATTGAGGTATTAACCCAGCGCTTTATTGACGCCATGCATGAAGATGAAGAAGCCTTAAATGTATTACGTCCGGATGCAGAACCCCGCGCTACTGAAAATGTGCCGGAAATGTTGGCAATGATTCAAACATTGCTGGATAAGGGGTTGGCGTATCAAGGCAAAAATGGCGATGTGTATTATGATGTTTCCAAATTCGAGGGCTATGGCAAGTTATCAGGGCGCAAATTAGACGATTTACGCGCCGGTGAACGCATTGCCGTCGATGAAGATAAAGACGACCCCCTTGATTTCGTGTTATGGAAATCCGCCAAACCGGGCGAACCGGCATGGCAGGCAACAGTGGGTGCTGGGCGTCCGGGTTGGCATATTGAATGCTCGGCTATGTCGCAAAAAATTCTCGGTGATCATTTTGATATTCACGGTGGTGGCGCAGATTTGCAATTCCCGCATCATGAAAATGAAATTGCGCAAAGCGAAGGCTGTGTTGGGCATCAACATGTGAATTACTGGATGCATAATGGTTTTATTCGCGTTAATGATGAAAAAATGTCTAAATCACTCGGCAATTTCTTCACTATTCGCGAAGTCTTGCAGCAATATAAAGCAGCCGAAATTCGTTTCTTTATTTTAAGCAGCCATTACCGTAGTCAATTAAATTACAGTACTGAACAATTAGATCATGCACGCGCTTCGTTAAATCGTTTATATACCGCCTTACGCGGCTTACCGGAAGCAGGTGCAGCGCAACAAACGGCGTATGAACGGCGTTTCCGTGAGGCAATGGATGATGACTTTAATACGGCTGAAGCGTTGGCGGTATTGTTTGAGTTAGCCAGCGATATTAACCGGGTACGTAAAGAACAAAGCGATGAGGCAGCAGCGTCTTTAGGGGCATTATTGCAATTATTAGGCAGTATTTTGGGCTTACTACAAGACGAGGCGGAAAGCTGGTTTCAAGCTGCCAGCTCCGATAATGAACTAAGCGCTGTGGCAATAGAAAACCTAATTCAACAGCGTTTAGCTGCCAGACAAGCTAAAAATTGGGCGGAATCAGATCGAATCCGCGACAGTCTGAAACAACAAGGGGTGTTATTGGAAGATGCAGCAGGCGGCACAACATGGAAACGTGTTTAA
- a CDS encoding FAD-dependent oxidoreductase: MQKVSIIGAGFGALTAVRTLRKLDENLEITVIAPRAEFHYLPGIIWIPSRQRTREDLIVPLNNFFIRNNVKFHQANVTGLRDGGRIVETDNGEVANDALIIASGGRFIKKLPGIEHAITPCEGISAAEKIRDRLEAMQGGTIAVGFAGNPNEPSAMRGGPMFEFLFGTDTLLRQQGRRDKFKMVFFSPAEQPGNRLGPKAVQGLLTEMKKRGIETHLGYKMKGFTDAKVMTEGGEFAADLILFMPGMTGNAWFDNTSLPRSSGGLLKANQYCQVDGFDKVYVVGDSGSFPGPDWMPKQAHMADLQAEAAAKNVLAELNMKPATNTFKVELMCIVDSVNKGMLVARNEKRSLVLPACRAFHWLKRAFEVKYLRQYR, encoded by the coding sequence ATGCAAAAAGTAAGTATTATTGGCGCTGGCTTTGGCGCATTAACTGCCGTTCGTACCTTGCGTAAATTAGATGAAAATCTTGAAATTACCGTGATTGCCCCACGCGCTGAGTTTCATTATTTGCCGGGTATTATTTGGATTCCCAGCCGCCAACGCACGCGTGAAGATCTAATCGTGCCGCTCAACAATTTTTTTATTCGTAATAATGTCAAATTTCATCAAGCCAATGTGACAGGTTTACGCGACGGTGGGCGCATTGTCGAAACGGATAATGGCGAAGTGGCGAATGATGCATTAATCATTGCCTCGGGTGGGCGCTTTATTAAGAAATTACCGGGTATTGAACACGCGATTACCCCTTGTGAAGGCATTAGTGCTGCTGAAAAAATTCGAGATCGTTTAGAAGCGATGCAGGGGGGTACGATTGCGGTGGGCTTTGCGGGCAATCCGAACGAGCCTAGCGCGATGCGCGGTGGACCCATGTTTGAATTTTTATTTGGCACAGATACCTTATTACGTCAACAAGGGCGGCGCGATAAATTTAAAATGGTATTTTTTAGTCCGGCTGAGCAACCGGGCAATCGCTTAGGCCCGAAAGCTGTGCAAGGCTTGTTAACTGAGATGAAAAAGCGCGGTATTGAAACCCACCTAGGTTATAAGATGAAAGGGTTTACCGATGCCAAAGTCATGACCGAGGGCGGCGAATTTGCAGCGGATTTAATCTTATTTATGCCGGGCATGACAGGCAATGCATGGTTTGACAATACAAGCTTGCCTCGCTCTAGTGGTGGTTTGCTCAAGGCCAATCAATATTGCCAAGTAGATGGCTTTGATAAGGTTTATGTAGTCGGTGACTCAGGCAGTTTCCCGGGTCCTGATTGGATGCCTAAACAAGCACATATGGCAGATTTACAAGCTGAAGCGGCTGCTAAAAACGTGTTAGCTGAGTTAAATATGAAACCCGCAACGAACACGTTTAAAGTCGAATTAATGTGTATTGTTGATTCGGTGAATAAAGGTATGTTGGTGGCGCGTAATGAAAAACGCTCGCTGGTATTGCCTGCGTGTCGCGCCTTCCACTGGTTAAAGCGCGCCTTTGAAGTCAAATATTTGCGCCAATATCGTTAA